In one Nicotiana sylvestris chromosome 8, ASM39365v2, whole genome shotgun sequence genomic region, the following are encoded:
- the LOC138875739 gene encoding uncharacterized protein: MAEYEACIMGLNLAIDMNIQELLVIGDSDLMVHQVLGEWATKNTKILQYLYHMQELIKRFTKVEFKHVPRIQNEFTDALATLSSMIQHPDKNFIDHIPVRIHNQLAYCSHVKEEVDGNPWFHDTKNNW, encoded by the coding sequence atggcagaatatgaggcttgcatcatggggctcaatttggccattgacatgaatatcCAGGAAttgctggtaattggtgattcagacCTTATGGTACATCAGGTTCTAGGAGAGTGGGCTACAAAGAATACCAAAATATTGCAATATTTGTATCACATGCAAGAGCTgataaagaggttcacaaaggtagaattcaaacatgttccgagAATCCAAAACGAGTTCACAGATGCACTGGctactttgtcatccatgatacagcacccgGATAAGAATTTCATCGACCATATTCCAGTAAGAATCCATAATCAGCTAGCCTATTGCTCTCATGTTAAAGAAGAAGTGGATGGGAACCCGTGGTTTCATGATACAAAGAATAATTGGTAA
- the LOC138875738 gene encoding uncharacterized mitochondrial protein AtMg00860-like, producing MYNLKLNPAKCTFGVPAGKLLGFIVSRQGIELDPSKVKAIQDLPPPKSKKDVRKFLGRLNYISHFIAQSTMICELIFKMLKKDAATSWTEECQKAFDIIKEYLFTPPVLVPPKLGRPLLLYLSVLEGAFSCVLGQHDKTGRKEQTIYYLSKKFTPYEAQYFLLERTSCVLTWIAHKLRHYFYAYTTYLISRMDLRQLENVLRWGYKFQRSGY from the coding sequence ATGTACAATCTGAAATTGAATCCTGCAAAGTGTACCTTTGGAGTCCCTGCTGGAAAATTGCTAGGTTTCATCGTTAGTCGCCAAGGGATTGAATTAGACCcttcaaaagtcaaagctatccaagatttgccacctcCGAAGAGCAAGAAAGATGTGAGGAAATTCTTGGGACGTCTCAATTACATCAGTCACTTCATAGCACAATCGACCATGATCTGTGAACTAATTTTCAAaatgctgaagaaggatgctgcaacaAGTTGGACTGAAGAATGTCAAAAGGCTTTCGAcataatcaaggaatacctattcacaccgccagtcttggtcccgccaaAATTAGGTAGACCTCTGCTACTCTATCTGTCCGTACTAGAGGGAGCTTTTAGTTGTGTCttgggacaacatgacaagaCAGGGAGAAAAGAGCAAACCATATATtatctgagtaagaagttcacaccctatgaaGCACAGTATTTCCTGCTGGAACGCACCTCCTGCGTCCTGACATGGATAGCTcataaattgaggcattacttttatgcctacaccacatatctcatatcaaggatggatctacgacagttggagaatgttcttcgatggggctacaaatttcaaaggagtgggtattaG